Sequence from the Halobaculum rubrum genome:
GGGAACTCAGTGGCGTTCTCCGACCGATTCGCGTCGACACGTTCGATTCAAATCGACGCCGGCGAGGTCACCGGAGCGTTAGGAGATTCGGTTACGGTTTTCCCGATAGTCGTCGGTCTGGCGGCGCTGACGCCCGTGTCGTTGGCGCACGCCCTACTGTTCTTCGGCGTCTTCCAAGTCGTCTGGGGCCTGGTTTACGGTCTCCCGCTGTCGGTTGAACCGATGAAGGCGCTGGCGGGGCTGGCGCTGGCGGGCACCGTCTCCGCCGGCGAGTACGTCGCCGCCGGCCTGCTCGCGGGCGTCGTTCTCCTCCTGGCGGCGGCGACCGGCGCGCTCTCGCGGGTCCGGCGGTACGTGAGCGATCCGGTGATCCGCGGCATCCAACTCGCGGTCGCGCTGCTGCTCCTGCGTGCCGGCGTCGACCTCGGCCTCGCGGACCCGACGCTCGCGCTCGCTGCCGCCGGCGTCGCCGGCGTGGTCGCGCTGGCGGGCTACCGGCGGGGCGCCGCCCTCGCGGTGCTCGGGGTCGGACTCGCGCTCGCCGTCGCCGACGCCGGCGTCCCCCCGGCCGAGTTCCCCGCTCTCACGGTCTTCCCGGCCGGTGCGCCCGCGCTCACGGCCGATGCGCTCTCGGCGACGACCGGCCAACTCGCGATGACCGTCGGAAACGCCGCCGTCGCGACGAGCCTCCTCCTGTCGGATCTGTTCGACGCCGACGTGTCCGCCGACCGGCTCTCGGGGAGCATGGGCGCGATGTGTCTCTCGGCGGTCCCGCTGGGCGGGATCCCCATGTGTCACGGCTCCGGAGGCCTCGCAGGCAAGCACGCCTTCGGCGCGCGGACCGGCGGCGCGAACCTCGTGCTCGGCGGTCTGTATCTCGCGGCCGTCCCGTTCGCGGGGGTCGTCGCGGCGTTTCCGATGGCCGTCCTCGGCGTGCTGCTGGTCGTCGTCGCGGTCCACCTCGGACGCCGTGCGGTCGACGTGGACGGCCGGCGTGCGCTCGCGCTGGTCGCGCTCGTCGGCTGCGTCGGCCTCCTGTGGAACGTCGGCGCGGCGTTCCTCCTCGGCATCGGCGTCGATACGGTTCGGCGGCGGCTCGCGGCGACCTGAGTGGGAACGGCTCTGCTTTTTGTCCCGCGGCGCCCCGGGTCCGGTATGGAGACGTGGGGTGCGCTGTTCGAGCAAGCGGAGGCGTTCGATGTCGACGAGGCGGCGATCCGGTCGGCGCTCGCCGATCGACGCGATCGCGAGTTCCACGGCGACGACACCGATGACCGCGCTAGCGACGGGGACGACGACGTCCCGGATCCGGCCGACGCCTCGCCGGCGCGGGTCGTCGCCGACGCGGACGTACTGGCGGCGGACCTCCTCGTCGGCGGCGACGCCCGCGAGGCGCTGGACGGACTGCGCGCGCACTCGTGGACGACGCTCGTCGCCAGCGACGCCCTCCTCGACGACGCCGAGGCCGTGATCGCGTCTCTCGCGGACGCCGCCCTCGTGGCCGACTGGCGCGAGCGGATCGACGAGTGGCGCGAACCGATCGTACAGCCACCCGGCGATCATCCGGCGCTCGCGTCGGCGTTTCGCGGCGGCGCCATGCACGTGCTGTCGTTCGACGACCGGCTCACCGCACCCGGGGCGGGCGCGGGGCTCAACGACCGCTTCCCGGTGAGCGTGCGCGAGCCGCGGGCGTTCGCGGCGCTGTTCGACGCCGAGAAGCTGTATCCGGAAGTGGGGGATGGGGAGTATCCGGGTCCGGATCGGGACCCACGGGCGTGATCGTCGCCCGGGACTGCGGAGGAGAGTGAGGCCGGCGAGGGGTGATGCCGAGGCGGGCCCCGGCTACTCGGCGTCGGGGGCGTCGACCCCGTCCGGCGGCGTGAGGTCGCGCTGGAACTCGTCGAAGACGTCGAGGTCGTCGGGGAGGTCGAACGCGACTCGCCGCTCGTCGGCGCGGTTGGTCAGCTTGTCCTCGACGGGGTCGGCGACGGACTCCCAGCCGGGCTTCACGCGGACGCTCCGGGCGGGGGACCCGACCGCGATGTGGTGATCGGGAACGTCGCCCTGAACCGTG
This genomic interval carries:
- a CDS encoding putative sulfate/molybdate transporter, which encodes MAFSDRFASTRSIQIDAGEVTGALGDSVTVFPIVVGLAALTPVSLAHALLFFGVFQVVWGLVYGLPLSVEPMKALAGLALAGTVSAGEYVAAGLLAGVVLLLAAATGALSRVRRYVSDPVIRGIQLAVALLLLRAGVDLGLADPTLALAAAGVAGVVALAGYRRGAALAVLGVGLALAVADAGVPPAEFPALTVFPAGAPALTADALSATTGQLAMTVGNAAVATSLLLSDLFDADVSADRLSGSMGAMCLSAVPLGGIPMCHGSGGLAGKHAFGARTGGANLVLGGLYLAAVPFAGVVAAFPMAVLGVLLVVVAVHLGRRAVDVDGRRALALVALVGCVGLLWNVGAAFLLGIGVDTVRRRLAAT
- a CDS encoding DUF7384 family protein, translated to METWGALFEQAEAFDVDEAAIRSALADRRDREFHGDDTDDRASDGDDDVPDPADASPARVVADADVLAADLLVGGDAREALDGLRAHSWTTLVASDALLDDAEAVIASLADAALVADWRERIDEWREPIVQPPGDHPALASAFRGGAMHVLSFDDRLTAPGAGAGLNDRFPVSVREPRAFAALFDAEKLYPEVGDGEYPGPDRDPRA